The DNA sequence atgatattataattaatataccaacaaatatttaaaactcGTAATTTTATTTGCGCACGCGCGCACTTTTAAAAAgctacaaatatttaaaatatataatatacacaAAACTCATGCAAAACTCGGGTCTAAATCCTACAATTCAAACATTGGCATTCGTTATCAAATCTAGGCATTAACTACTCACTAATTGAGAGTGACTACGCGCAGTAAATAAACACTAAATGGAATTTTACTTATAACCTAAGAATAGTTTACAAACCCCTTGATTTAGGATATGTCCCATGTCGCGGTTCTTAGAGCTTATAGGAGATGAATGATTCTCTCTCACAGAAAACAATtcaaacatgggagaaaaagtTGCAcctctaattaatttttcatggtTTTGGTTCAAGAATATCACAATAACTCCTTAAGGAATTAATTTGGGTAACAAAATTCACCAAATTTAGGAATAAGTCCTCTAGGCAATTTGTCTGCTATAGTTGTCTCATAAAGCCTCAAATATCAAAATCACCCCAGAAAATTTAGAAACACGAGATGCCAAAAAATTAATGTCAACATGAATATTTGTCTTTGGTTTGGCAGAAAGAAGTCTCTCTTGCCCAGAAAGACATGCATCTTTGGAATATTGCTCGTCCCCATATGTATTATTGATGCAATAATAGTTTTCGTTTCATCATTTGAGCATCCATGAATTTTGCTATAACATAAATATTTGGTGCGAGAGTTTGacaaaaagagggaaagaagaaCTAGGAAAAACACAATGATGGGCAGAGATAGTAGTGTTATGAAGGCATGGGAGGCAACGGTGAGAAAGACACAAGCGGTGGCCAAGAAGCGCGCAAATAGCATATTTGGGTCAACATATGTGGCccatgcagaagaagaagaagaccatAAGGAAGACACAAATGGAAGCGAGGCATCTGAATTGTACCATGCAGAGAAGGTTCTCCCGAATGGGGATTACTACAAAGGAGAATGGGTAGATAATTTCCCACATGGGATGGGTAAATATTTGTGGACTGATGGGTGCATGTACGTTGGAGAATGGTTCAAAGGAAAAACTATGGGAAAAGGAAGGTTCACTTGGCCCAATGGGCCCACTTATGTAGGGGAATTCAAGAGTGGTTATATGGATGGAACGGGAACATACGTAGCCTCCAATGGGGACACTTATAAGGGGCAGTGGGTCATGAACTTGAAACATGGTCACGGTGTCAAGAATTTTTCCAATGGAGACAAATATGAAGGTGAATGGAGAAGGGGGATGCAAGAAGGGCATGGGAGATATCAATGGAAGGATGGGAGCTATGTTGGTGAGTGGAGGAATGGGAGTATTTGGGGTAAAGGTTCATTTGTTTGGGATGATGGGAATAGGTATGATGGGTATTGGGAAGATGGTTTGCCTAAAGGGAATGGAACTTACAAATGGGATGACGGAAGTTTTTATGTGGGGAATTGGAGCAAGGATCCAACGGATCAAAGTGGAACATACTATCCAAGAGGGTCATCACAGGAGGCTAATCTTGAGTGGAATCCTCAAGAAGTGTTTACTAAGTTGAGTGAGTATGCAATTTGTCCAGGGGAGAAGGTTTCAATTTTACCATCACAAAAGAGGCTTGCAGTGTGGAGGTCTACAAAGGGAGGGGATGGTGCTAAGCCAAGGAGAAAGTCAGTTGATGGGAGGGTAAGCGTAGGGCTAGAGAAGCCAAATGATAGAATGCAATTATGGGGTGGTGTAGAGGGTGATTTTAGTGGTACTAAAACTCCAACTAGAGGGGGGGTTGCTGTAGATGATGAATTGTTAGGTTTAAGCATAGATGGTGCTATTTCAAGAGAGACTCAACTCCAAACCCTGAAAGCACCAAGGAAATCAAAGAGGCAGGGGGAGACCATATGCAAAGGACACAAAAATTATGAGCTCATGCTCAATTTGCAGCTGGGAATTAGGTACGATTATAATAtaggaattaattaaaaaaaattaaatctcatACAGTCAATTATGTAACTATACTTGTTTATCTAACTGGCCTTTGAATGAAAACATGGTTCACCACCACTAGTATGCCACCTGGTTCGCTATGTTTCCATAAAGATCaacttatttttgcttttatgaatttatttattcatgatgcttcattttacaaaataagtTGATTACATTACATTTCACATCCATATTTAAAGGGTAACAGATGCAATTGTTATTACTTATTGATCTTTTTGTTCTATATTTCTTGTATTCATGGTATTTGGATTCTCTATGCGTCCTCCCTATATCACTTGTCACTCATTATAATTTCTTTGATTTGTTGCACAGACATTCTGTTGGAAGACCTGCCCCTTCAGCATCACTTGATCTGAAACCTTCAGCTTTTGATTCCAAGGAGAAAGTGTGGACAAGATTTCCCACTGAAGGATCCAAATACACTCCACCACATCCATCATGTGAGTTCAAATGGAAGGACTATTGCCCAGTAGTGTTTAGGTAAGCCCATTGACACCTAGTGCGTATGTTTGGATTTAGGTTTTCCTTAggaaaataattatcaattttttaaaatttctctaACATAACTAGTAAATAAAAGCAATCATTTCACCATAAGGTAAACTAGACACATAATCAATCTATTGTAGTTGTTAGTTTtttgttcaatatttttttttcccataTTATTAGAGATTCTTCCACGAATGCACtccttttaacataaaaaatacaagTTTAAGGGATGGTTATAGTTATCTTTTTTCATccacttaatttattttcatattattagaGATTCTCCCATGTCATTATCTAACATAAAGCAATGtaaaattagtaatattttttaagtttaatatacttttggatcatataaaataacatgttttttcattttaatccttatGAAAATTTATGAgcatttttagtctttttatttttctatgatGTTTTACGagccttttatttttctgtgtTAGTTGTGCTGTTCTGTTTACTTTTTCATTGAcgcaaaaaaaattgttaacacTTCTAGTCTTGTGATTCTTTATTTAGTTTGGAAACTTATTAGTTCCTTCATTTCAAAGACAAATGATAAAATCACGCTTGCATATGTACTAGAAGTACTGAATCATTTTTCTTGATTTAACGACAATGACtatgttaatatataatattttattgggactgttttatatggattgaaatcatattatttttgcaTAATCAttgataaacttttttttatcaaactttaCCTTCAGAACTCTTAGGAAGCTATTCAAGGTGGATGTAGCTGATTACATGATATCTATTTGTGGAAATGATGCCCTTCGCGAACTTTCCTCTCCTGGTAAAAGTGGTAGCTTCTTTTATCTAACTAATGATGATCGCTACATGATCAAGACCATGAAGAAAGCTGAGGCAAAAGTGAGCGCCATGTTTCTTGTCCCCACTTGAAATTgatcaattttttaagaatgcTTCTAGAATGTTAGGGAAATaagacaacttttttttatactaatttcGGTATGCTGAATGCAGGCTCTCTTAAGAATGCTTCCAGCTTATTACAATCATTTTCGAGCATTTGAGAATGCCCTAGTGACAAAGTTTTATGGTCTACATTGTGTAAAGTTAACTGGGCCAGCTCAAAAGAAGGTATAAATGCTTATTGGATTATAGAtggacaaattttaattttacaactatttgacatttgagaagaaaaaaaaaagctatccACCGAAAGTATAAAACaagtaatttaattacaaatcgtcatgataaatttattaatttttataataattattttaaaaattatactaataatgaattgattaaatgacattacaaaattattttaaattataataaatgacCATTAAACTCTTGACATATTTTTGAAAAGCATCAATTGAATCAGACTAGCATCAATAATCCCATCTAGATTAACACCAAATGAACTAGAAATCACATGCTCCATgcttaaatttatcaattaaatagagcaaacaaaaacaaagaaaaagtaagGAGACCGAACCAAAGCCACCTTATCAAGCTGGAAGGGCAAACCTAGAGTAAAACCCTCTAATACAACCAAGAATAGAATCCAACCACACTAAACCAGTGGATGAAATTCCATAATCAATTAAACGATCTGTGCAACAGTTACCTTCACAATAAATATGAGATACATTAAACTCTTGACATTTACTATTGCTTTGCCATATAGGATTGTAGAGGTTGTTATAGTTTGATAGCTATATGGAATATGAATTAATAATAACCCGAGGATTTTAATATTTGGAATTTAATAAGAatgcattgaaaaatgaaaaaaaaaaataaagatttttatattatcatttatttatggATTATTACCTTTGATAGAAGGTtaacttttgtaataattattttgatgcaATGTTTGGTTAGAAGGAAAGaatacaatattttcttttgtttggttAGAGATAAAGTTACaggaaattgaagataaaagttTACTTCTAAGtataagaataaagaaaaaatatatatttccttctattttctcttcaactcaaatttcaaatttttctttactCATTTTTCCCTTTCATTGTACCAAATAAACCTTAAGAAACATATCATATTGaggtgatttttaatttgttgacaacataaaaaattatgttaaaattttaattttaatagtacGTTCAAATTTTGCAGGTTCGATTTATGATAATGGGTAATCTCTTTTGTTCTGAGTATACCATCCACAGGCGCTTTGATTTGAAGGGTTCTTCACTTGGACGAATAACAATTAAGCCCGAGTCGGAGATTAGTGAAACAACTATCCTTAAAGATCTGGatctaaatttcatatttcGACTACAAAAATCTTGGTTTCAAGAATTTTGCAGGTGATGAAACACTTCGGTACATTATGTTGTATTTGAGTTGTTGTTTTCCCTgttaatttgaattgttttgttACCTTTACAAAATATAAACACTCCAACTATGTATATCTGTTATCTCAGGCAAATTGATAGGGACTGTGAGCTTCTGGAACAAGAGGGAATTATGGACTATAGCCTGCTAGTTGGTATTCATTTCAAAGATATATCAGAAAATGGTGATCTTATTTCTTCAAGATCTCATACTCTTGCTGGTACTTTTCTTATACTTATACTCCTATTCATAAttgaaaactaataaaaattctttGACTTGTCAATTTCAGGCGATTCAGAGAGTGAAGGAACTCCCTGTATTTCTAGAGTAGacatggatcaacttcttcTAGATCCTACCAGGTCACATGTCTTTTTGAAACTTTAACACAAAATTGTAATACATCTATAATAGGTTGTTTTATCATCTAGAGTTTTGATGTGCGTAAGTTTCTAAcatttacaaaaaagaaaaataaattacacaaaCACCTGAATTTGCTCTTATAACACCTTATATCCctctatttgttttatattacttAGAGCCCCCTTAGGGGGGTCGGTGTAACAAAGAGTTTTCTATAgggttaaaaaatgaaaagtattaGATGTAATAAGGACAAACCTTAAGGGAATGATATAATTTACTCTTAAAAAAACATAGACAacatggaaaataaataaataataaattgtaacaGTTATTGAGAGCTgttgatttttttgtgtgtagaaaatataattttaaatgaagaggAGATGTATAATATGGAGGAgctttgttaatattttattcatgggctttatatataaagaaaaagtgtaaCACAAAATTCAAATGCAACATTATGTTAATCTTAAAATCAAATTGTTAACCTCTTGAATCTAAATTATAAGATCAAATTCTCATCgttatctaaattttatcttaaatttgaaACATATAACAAAACTTCCTaaagttattcaaatttaaattacatatatttagCATCTATTGTCAACACTCTTTCTTGTCTTAATATCTATTGACAcccaatttaaatttcaagatTGAAATTTGGCCTTCCtccttttgatgcttgttttcttccaCGTATTTTGCTTGTAattcttatctttatctttcctcTGTGGGACCACCTCTTCATTCAACTTGAGCTTCCTTTTCAGTGCATTATCCTTTTTCTATCAACTTTTTCTTGTGGGCTCCATGGTAGCAACATTGAACCTTTGATGGATGTTGGAAGGTGGTTCTTCATCTACGTCTTCATTCTCCTATAGAAAATCAAGCTTCTTCAAAGCACATGCCTCTTactattcttttttatcttcttcatCTATAGTCAGCTCCTCTTGCATCAAATTTAAAGCAAAGCTCTTGCCTTTCATCTGAACTTTGATCACTTCCATGCTGTTTAAGTCTTGTAGCCTTTCTCGATCCAATAGTTGAGAAACACTTAAAAGATTTTGATAAATTCTAGggacatataaaaataaaaaataaattcaaacccGAGTGGCTTTTAATTGAAATTGTTGTTTTGTTGAGCTCTTTGAAAAGCTCTCGATCATATGTCTTATGGTTGTGCAACTACTATCAGTTAGCCAAGCGTTTTAGATTTATCAAGCATAAAATATGACACTGCAAACATgtttctcttcatcttcttgTTGATCCTCAACAACCGTAGCATCTACTTGTTGTTGATGATCGACTTGCATATCTTCTCCAAGTTTCCTAATTGACCGCATTTGTAGCATTTTGCATCGGGCCTCCACCAACATCTCTTTGGTGAGTGATTAGCTTTTTTGCAGTAAGGACATGGCAAAAAAGATTGTGGATTATTGTTTTGGTTTCCTTCTTCAGCTTCctcctttttcttatttttgccACCTTTGTTTTTGATCTTCAATTGGGAACGGAAAG is a window from the Glycine max cultivar Williams 82 chromosome 2, Glycine_max_v4.0, whole genome shotgun sequence genome containing:
- the LOC100782728 gene encoding phosphatidylinositol 4-phosphate 5-kinase 5; translation: MMGRDSSVMKAWEATVRKTQAVAKKRANSIFGSTYVAHAEEEEDHKEDTNGSEASELYHAEKVLPNGDYYKGEWVDNFPHGMGKYLWTDGCMYVGEWFKGKTMGKGRFTWPNGPTYVGEFKSGYMDGTGTYVASNGDTYKGQWVMNLKHGHGVKNFSNGDKYEGEWRRGMQEGHGRYQWKDGSYVGEWRNGSIWGKGSFVWDDGNRYDGYWEDGLPKGNGTYKWDDGSFYVGNWSKDPTDQSGTYYPRGSSQEANLEWNPQEVFTKLSEYAICPGEKVSILPSQKRLAVWRSTKGGDGAKPRRKSVDGRVSVGLEKPNDRMQLWGGVEGDFSGTKTPTRGGVAVDDELLGLSIDGAISRETQLQTLKAPRKSKRQGETICKGHKNYELMLNLQLGIRHSVGRPAPSASLDLKPSAFDSKEKVWTRFPTEGSKYTPPHPSCEFKWKDYCPVVFRTLRKLFKVDVADYMISICGNDALRELSSPGKSGSFFYLTNDDRYMIKTMKKAEAKALLRMLPAYYNHFRAFENALVTKFYGLHCVKLTGPAQKKVRFMIMGNLFCSEYTIHRRFDLKGSSLGRITIKPESEISETTILKDLDLNFIFRLQKSWFQEFCRQIDRDCELLEQEGIMDYSLLVGIHFKDISENGDLISSRSHTLAGDSESEGTPCISRVDMDQLLLDPTSWASIKLGVNMPARAERTVRRSGCELQLVGEPIGEFYEVVLFFGIIDILQDYDISKKLEHAYKSIQYDPTSISAVDPRQYSRRFRDFIFKIFSEDS